One segment of Haliotis asinina isolate JCU_RB_2024 chromosome 12, JCU_Hal_asi_v2, whole genome shotgun sequence DNA contains the following:
- the LOC137257613 gene encoding bolA-like protein 3, with amino-acid sequence MIRSFLTKRQMIWRLAVSDHPRCLNTEAPPELTRGEKNLIDALRVKFPGATSVQVADISGGCGAMYQISIEASEFTGKSTLQQQRMVYKALSEEIKEMHGLQIKTKPPSSS; translated from the exons ATGATACGCAGCTTCCTAACCAAAAGGCAAATG ATCTGGAGACTTGCAGTATCAGATCATCCCCGATGTCTGAATACCGAGGCTCCACCCGAGCTGACACGAGGAGAGAAAAATCTCATAGATGCCCTCAGGGTTAAGTTCCCAGGGGCGACCTCAGTACAGGTTGCTGACATATCAG GTGGATGTGGCGCTATGTATCAGATATCTATAGAAGCCAGTGAGTTCACAGGGAAGTCTACACTACAACAGCAGAGGATGGTGTACAAG GCTCTGTCAGAAGAAATAAAGGAAATGCATGGCCTGCAGATCAAGACCAAGCCACCAAGCTCTTCATAA
- the LOC137257611 gene encoding 2,4-dienoyl-CoA reductase [(3E)-enoyl-CoA-producing], mitochondrial-like, which translates to MSALMDKCWRPVIRAVYQNGRHVRHSSYKPLDQAKHFPPVSNPMLPPGTFEGKTAFITGGGTGLGKGMALCLSQLGARVAISGRKMEPLQQTATEIAGITGNKVLPISADVRSEDAVKQALDSIASEFDLPTIIINNAAGNFISPTERLSNNAWRTVVDIVLNGTANVTLQAGKRLIKAGKGAAFLSISTDYAETGSGFVAPSAAAKSGVEALTKSLAAEWARYGFRFNCLSPGAIETKGAFSRLDPTGQFIQKTIHRIPAGRLGQVPELANLATYLVSDYASWITGQVVRLNGGEYPGSSGMFSPLVEVTKEQWDQLEAMIRGVKGS; encoded by the exons ATGTCTGCGCTCATGGATAAGTGTTGGAGACCGGTGATAAGGGCAGTGTACCAAAAC GGTAGGCATGTTCGCCACAGCAGCTACAAGCCCTTGGACCAAGCAAAACACTTCCCACCTGTCTCCAATCCTATGTTGCCTCCAGGGACATTTGAAGGCAAGACAGCATTCATCACAGGTGGAGGAACTGGTCTGGGAAAAGGCATGGCATTGTGTTTGTCTCAGCTTGGTGCCAGAGTGGCCATTTCAGGCAG aaaaatGGAGCCTCTGCAACAAACAGCAACAGAAATAGCTGGCATAACAGGAAATAAG GTGCTTCCGATATCTGCAGATGTGAGGAGTGAAGATGCAGTGAAACAAGCCCTGGACAGCATCGCATCTGAGTTTGACCTacccaccatcatcatcaacaacgcTGCTGGAAACTTTATCTCACCGACGGAGAGATTGTCGAACAATGCATGGAGGACTGTGGTTGATATTGTTCTGAATGGCACAGCTAATGTTACGTTGCAAGCAGGGAAGCGTCTGATTAAGGCAGGGAAAG GTGCTGCCTTTTTGTCCATATCCACCGATTATGCAGAGACTGGTTCCGGTTTTGTTGCACCAAGTGCTGCAGCCAAGTCAGGCGTTGAAGCACTCACAAA ATCTCTCGCTGCCGAATGGGCAAGATATGGATTCCGATTCAACTGCCTGTCTCCTGGAGCTATTGAGACAAAA GGAGCATTCAGCCGCCTTGACCCAACTGGTCAGTTCATACAGAAGACTATACATCGTATCCCTGCTGGACGCCTTGGACAAGTGCCTGAACTAGCCAACTTGGCCACATATCTGGTCAGCGACTATGCCAGCTGGATCACTGGACAG GTGGTGAGACTGAACGGGGGTGAGTACCCAGGGTCATCGGGGATGTTTAGTCCTCTGGTAGAGGTCACCAAGGAGCAGTGGGACCAGCTGGAAGCCATGATTAGAGGGGTGAAAGGATCATGA
- the LOC137258537 gene encoding uncharacterized protein translates to MLNHSSRSSNMAASSLSFDAPISPPSYEEAVQTPAPEIPRCEIASNDEPPPSYTEATKDDVFPSNYLPSDQPEEQSTNDLTGLIIVSIERADHPRQGRQPRILHQSTSQNRSQPNRDSSGRGSSPSDPRSQTAARKKWSVCLLGAVMGVFVVAGLIAASVLRHYPSSSNSSTNQEPTFKFDYPTVNPAILKEIDNARKDSDFLKALYSTHRPYYFDKFEHDTTPDPLFGWNWSSKLKTEKPLTFEEEIKRLEKKYDSN, encoded by the exons ATGCTTAATCATTCCTCAAGATCTTCCAATATGGCTGCTTCGTCACTTTCTTTTGATGCTCCAATTTCACCACCATCATATGAGGAAGCTGTACAGACACCTGCCCCAGAGATTCCCAGATGTGAAATTGCCAGCAATGATGAACCTCCACCTTCTTACACAGAGGCTACTAAGGATGATGTGTTCCCCagcaattatctcccttctgaCCAGCCCGAGGAGCAGAGCACAAATGACCTCACTGGACTAATTATTGTTAGCATCGAAAGGGCTGATCACCCCAGACAAGGGAGGCAACCCAGGATTTTACATCAATCCACTTCACAG AACCGGTCACAACCTAACAGAGATAGTTCTGGACGTGGAAGTTCACCATCTGACCCTCGGTCACAGACTGCAGCCAGGAAGAAGTGGTCAGTTTGTTTACTAGGAGCAGTAATGGGTGTGTTTGTTGTGGCAGGTCTCATCGCAGCATCCGTGCTCCGCCACTATCCGTCTTCCTCTAACAGCTCAACCAACCAGGAACCAACATTCAAGTTTGACTATCCTACAGTTAATcctgcaattttaaaagaaattgacaaTGCAAGAAAAGATAGCGACTTTCTAAAAGCATTATATTCCACTCACAGGCCTTACTATTTTGATAAGTTTGAACATGACACTACTCCAGATCCTCTTTTTGGATGGAACTGGAGCTCAAAACTAAAAACTGAAAAACCTTTGACTTTTGAAGAAGAGATCAAGAGGCTGGAAAAGAAATATGACAGTAACTGA